A single genomic interval of Ammospiza nelsoni isolate bAmmNel1 chromosome 25, bAmmNel1.pri, whole genome shotgun sequence harbors:
- the MARCKSL1 gene encoding MARCKS-related protein, with the protein MGSQGSKAAGGDPDTAKANGQENGHVISNGDMTPKAGVEAAPQNGNGSAEPPKEEIEGETGGADSIEPAPAAAEGEEGAATPKEDAPKKKKKFSFKKPFKLSGISFRKNKKEAGDSSGSSPTEERGGSEESPPGGLQPSAPPEEGQEGGEAAGSREEEEEEKKQQQQGGESHGDTAKAEEPSKGAGPEPAASPEEQKEE; encoded by the exons atgggcagccagggctccaaGGCGGCGGGCGGCGACCCCGACACCGCCAAGGCCAACGGGCAG GAGAACGGCCATGTCATCTCCAACGGGGACATGACGCCCAAGGCGGGGGTCGAGGCTGCCCCCCAGAACGGGAACGGCTCGGCGGAACCCCCCAAGGAGGAGATCGAGGGCGAAACGGGGGGCGCCGACAGCATCGAGcccgccccggccgccgccgaGGGCGAAGAAGGGGCCGCGACCCCCAAGGAGGACGCCCctaaaaagaagaagaaattctcCTTCAAGAAACCCTTCAAGCTGAGCGGGATCTCCTTCCGCAAGAACAAGAAGGAGGCCGGGGACTCCTCGGGCTCGTCGCCCACCGAGGAGCGGGGCGGCAGCGAGGAGAGCCCGCCCGGGGGGCTGCAGCCCTCGGCGCCCCCcgaggaggggcaggagggcgGAGAAGCCGCGGGCAgccgggaggaggaggaggaggagaagaaacagcagcagcagggaggggagagccACGGAGACACCGCCAAAGCCGAGGAGCCCTCGAAAGGAGCGGGGCCGGAGCCCGCGGCGAGCCcggaggagcagaaggaggagTAG